A region of the Diceros bicornis minor isolate mBicDic1 chromosome 30, mDicBic1.mat.cur, whole genome shotgun sequence genome:
gagacaggcttgactctcacagcatctctttgtaacgtccgtcgtgatctttacctttcatgataacatcaatttttatttaccatgatttttcttcctttttatattaaaattgataggataatcgatgctgaggaattagtgttttgaacttatatctgttttttcattgagtgttaactcaatgaagagatgatacctacttgaatgagatttatcttttaatatatattaaatctgattccataaattattctgattttgcatgtaattttttttttttttttagctgagggagattcaccctgagctaacatttgttgccaatcttcctctacttagtatgtgggtcaccgccacagcatagctgctgagtgttgtaggtccacacctgtgaacagaacgtgggctgccaaagcagagcttgccaaacttaactactaggccaggggccagaactatgattttgcatctaattttaacatgaaatccatcaatctttctcttctttgtcacgtgttaattcagacataggtcatttctgtatcatgaattaagtatctcttgtttgttacctggcaaacctgtgtagctttgattttggaatcttaaaaatgagcacACCCCCTGGAggcattattttccccgtagagaaccttgcagcagactcattgccttccttcccacacgagatccagagtcgtggaaatgtgttcaccttgcacacagcacagagcacataggaattatccacaaacatgtggtaagtgaacagttggtggcatcatcaggtcattcacagaacgagactgagagagagcttccttaggtcaggaaggagaagcattcctttatattttcaatcaatgttttaatttgtaacattgtaacgtgaacaccgagtatactatttgtatcaaaattgtgttctgaaagttttcaaaaatctctaaatctcagagtagaggaaaatcaacctctgtgaacctgtcacttgcttcaaaaattatcaactcgtataccatctggcttcctttatcctcacacccaccctgctagagttaaccagctgagatgactgagagcacatcatttcagcggtaaatattttcagtttctcttacagatgagggattttttgaacacaaacacactaatgttatcacacacaaaaataaaagtgtcattcctataatcaactatctggtcagtatccaaagtcccccagctttctcaaggtgatttcctggttttgcattttattggagtcaggatctttaaaaaacccttttttcgcaattgcttgatgtgtttctgaagtggcttttactctcttactagttcatgcatcttgatgtttgggtgggatatgcctgtgtgtgtttacatgtctacaccgagctgtgaattctttctttcctggatggcagtgccctggcaggaagggcctgtgctgtgggaaccaggatttctactctgcatctggctgaactgaaaaggcgtccctgggtgacacttgcagccttcagaaaggagggggaagaagtaccaaggaattcaagacaatggcccttgtcttacagggtgtttccagggcatgatgttcaaaatgccgggtggtaaccctttagctcctagtcgtagggtggattctgggtgtgagctcagagtagtgtctgtttaccacccatgtgggaagcgtttcagtattttaattggtaagtttgtgtctgttgtgtctgtgttgtctaagatgggttgcattcccctgctggacccactcctatacctgcccctctcgtgcctcatctttcaaaactcccaacaggcaagtttcacatccctgtaacacacatccacataaccacagcacagactgcggaaaagaacacagtcatcccaggggctacgtgctctatgtgctcaggcccagctgcccctttgggacaagtcagtaacaacacgactgagtgtgtaaactagtgactgtctgagaccatggacctcagaacaccaaggtcccagatgtcaccctaggcagcaatggacagtgtgggtcattcagtggccaggattaaggtctattatcTTGGCAAACCAGAGGTCACcccgatccatcaggcccagccagggaggaatggccacgatgtacctgacagagaggctgggggccttctacggaatttctgcccaaaaagaatcatataaggaaatgcggggatgctggaaatcctagttcacagggagtggcgaggtttatggaagaaagtcctattgtaggtttaaaagctgcctcatgaatcttttcctctggatatgaaacaagtgggaaaaggacttccatggcatgggccaggatcccaggaggattccaatctaggcgaagggtgaacagggagccctagaggcggcctgatggggatgtcctgtcggcccttagtccatcagcacatggtcttcctctggccttgtcttttccacatgcaaacttttatctttttacattttttcctcatttagtgttgatgcaaatctagagactgattagaaaacggtaacttccaatagttggtcaaaagaaacctcaatgggagaagcagaaaacatccttcttcctggaaagctgtagaaagacagccgctgccctggggaaggacatggtcctggcaagtggtatttgaaagacatctacatttcagtggttgttgctctgcctgggaaagtccctccaacctctacatccagggagatctgaggggctgtctctgctcctggcccaggtgaaccacactgaaatgcacctgtcctctgaggaagggggacttgagggtgtcattcagtagccagggaggggactggccgtcctcccttctcccacataccataagctctgaccatacatgagttcttaattcaaggcggaatgtgagattctgtgtctcatttacatgagcataagcagtgaaagaaccacaccacaacacccaggctgtgacagaaacagaacttactgcaacattcaaatctgatatttactcttaaacatatactaatgctcctcctcaatggataaacagtccctggggtgcagatgtcagggatttgGAGGGGGATCGTGCCCtccgcctggggctttaggggaaaccagggaaagtcttcagatgtcctccttcacttggggtgggggggaagagctgacccggtgcaccccgagggtcccagtggccctgctgctcaggaggagctgcacttgtggtctccagagggttatggctccttgccaagggcacggtggctgaagagaagaaacagactattttggggaaccttcctgagattcacggcacacctccctgccccacaacactcttatccaaaccctgtgccgagtgctcagtccatcaacagcacctcgtttgtccctgatgggggaggcatcatttagcatcactcatttaagaggaggcaaccgagtcccagagaggagaggggagcggcctgtcccaggcctggccagcactggagctgggatccaggcccatgcttagcccgaagctgtactgagcccctggattcagtcgctgctgctcctgacactcactcggccctgaactggaggatgtccggttcctctttctcctgaagagccgcattttgctcgtcttctggtgtgtgggctccagccggcaggagaggcagtagctacaggacagagtggcctgtgagctaccaggagccgcacctcaggtgtccctcccagagcctgccagcagctgagtcccggtgccccatgggtcaccacgcaatgaggtctggggctgatcagggagccaggccccACGCTCTGCAGCCGGCCAGccgagagagtctggcctgccctcacccaactcctgtgcccctcacctctcatcaacactgaggggctccatcgcctggaaccaggccccaaatcgctcctcgggattCAGGTCATATTcacttgcagcctgctggagcagctggatcttcCTAATGACtttgtatttctgggaggaaggacaggatgcagacaggtcccgggtggggaaccctgccagggacttgtgcggagtgaggatctggtctggggtctgtgctcactcgggaaccctccttccttcccactccattcaggacttgcctgtcctcacagttggcttgaattagttcctcatccaggaaggtgtccttgatgccagcccctcccgcacccgccaacgtgatgggattcccagctttgtagcatctaactgtcccaacaaatataagacccgagggatgaggacacgtGACATCTTGCCacgggaggtctgtgatttccacttccccaccctccccacagctgctgacctcacgccatttctggaagttgaccagatttccctggaagggagacagccaatgtccatcagtaacggccccctaagcccataaccagcccccatcccaccccttctcaggctgcaggaatgtcagggcccagcagagggcagaccttccacaaagagaacttgacactgggccaggctctgggctccagagcaggagggacaggggagctgaagccagagaccttgcagcccacccatttctgatgacagacgggaagactgaggcctcaggcaaaaagggacagctggaccacagatgtgcttcctcacttgcaggggctgatggcactcccccaggggcagggcccaagggggaggctgaatccagctcagacacagcctcctgcagctttgcaggcaggcagctatgagcttcactagTCCTGAGAGCCTGGTAGGGGGCTTACGCGGAGCCTCCATTCACGCATCACTAAGACGGGCCTGACTCTGACTCcctagctcccaggggtggccatgatgctctcatgagaggaggtttgccaggtacagagagctcagggcccagtgcaaggctctcgcctcccaaaccacaggatcctgctccctggccccacctccaggctcactcacttgtagatcatcctccatcccaatgtccagcagtttcaggtgattgaggaacgtgcccaggaaggggacgacaccctgtgaaatcagggtgggagtggggatgagtcccagctctcaggtgcccccatggaccctcccccaaatcccttcaccccagcctcctgcccaccgcagactcccacagagagcagcctaggaccctcagcagcctcccccctgttgcaccctccaggaccacccaacgtcccccgtcagctaccaggggcggcttttggcaaatcccagggtgtgcggtccctgccactccccccgCAAATCCATCTTGcgcccagccattccaggcctcctcctggtcacttccagggcaggcatttcaggctctggggctccaggagctgggctggaggaggagggacccctctcttggggaggcctccagccgtgaggggtgagaccccctcctctgacacctggaccctccccctcaggccccctcacctgctgctgctgcctctcctgggctccctgggggtccatctcttgggtggcccacacagagttcacctcctgcagggtcaaggacaggctcagggaggccatgctaccttccccgtgtctcccaggcccctgatcctggaccctggacatctgatgtCTATGGCGGCTCCCATTCCAGAGtgatctgattctagatcactcccagctccaacactccctcctctgtgccctcaggcctgcctaggcccctaagcctctctcctcctcaagaaagtgtgaggaggactcccatgcctcccagggtcccctgaggactgtgtcatctgactgtcaccagtgctctcccctcccccctcgaggaggaggagcacaaagccgctgcacattcctctcccccttgtacctcatcacccctgtgaggcctgcaccacagatcatctccctccatttcccagatgaggagaccgaggcccacagaggggtggtgacttgctcaggggccacagaggagagaccactccccctcccagccagaggccctggcccccggccttcactcctcctccagacacacctctgaccaaggccctgtcctctggactctcggggtgtgttgaggccctcagtcagcctgagccatggatcgggaggcacaaggtgtctcagggggcatatccaactggcttctgcctgtcccaaCCCCTGGGGTTTTCTGACTccagctggacctgaggccatgccaaaggcctcagctccctaggatcccctcaggatggtccctgcacagaactcctccttcattcactcaggaaggggacccccttgtgccacatctgagtgacagtgtagggggtgaccagggcgttgggtgatggtgacatttgcatccttttttacttggaaccttctaatgtcctgccaggaaggtccattaagaatctgtaggttccccgataattctcattgccatctggggtgtaTCCTTATCAACAAGTCACCTGGGGAGACTCTCACTGAGTTTTCAGCAGTaaccactatcgggatagagtgcagagtcccagagagcacacagttctgtgccAGATCCACCATTcgttccaaggctgggcagcccctgtgtccacctggcctgtgtgaccacacagtgcccgtccctggggcaggcagagtgcccttcCCTGAGAGGTGCAGtgcagatagaaggagcagcagggacctggcttcctgaggacagaccggGCTGCTTTAGgaggaaaggaacccccacccactccatccaccagccagcctggaggaagatgagggccagctgatgggcccgcatggcagctagagacctgctcattctgccagctcctcacctcctggaacagtccaaaaAACACCActctatcccgtgaccaaggcctcctgccccaaacagtccccacctgcccttgCAGCTCACACCACCTGCTTCCTGTCAATCTGGACAAAACAGACCGTTATGTCTCAGAGAAACTTTCAGTGAAAAACTAGCCAAAGCACactctgcctggtccctcctcccccctcccctcccctccttccagatctccagcctccacgcaCCTCcctgagcagcttcctgctctcccgctggtccgttttgcacaaggttttaaatttttggcagttcctcctgaggagggaaaaaaggaaagaaacactgtggggtggtttaagggtaaatcccttttgtttgaaaacccagaattatccagacagcctggatgagcgttttcaatgtgtgctctgagccctgaggtctctgggactggggagggagctctcctgttgtcacctggggccttcgttctcttatctactgaacaaatctgttttaaacagtcttgatttcaggtggacagagagttctgttgctgcaaagcaaacccttgaaaatgttcaatttagttcgagccagggtctggcacttagggaaactgattcctaaagcagaaccactggcctaagtttccagaaagactccaagcctcccaaccaggtcagaccctgtccccagggttcacTGTCTCCCAGGATgtcccagcttactgaagggcagtggcagccctgtggggggtgtctggttcaCCCAGGTGGtgacgcatggagagaggcctacgcaCCTGGACACCCGTCCCCACGtcttttttaaacgctgaatggaggggctctgcagggcccagaggatggcatggagtgatgaaaggttcctcaggcctttgcactcctggggaagggaagggaatgagctgtgaggggagctggagccctgttTCCTCTGGCTTTGGTCACCTCATGGACGtcccctgtcctggatgagacagaggctctgGAAACCTGAGAAGAGCACAGCTAGACCCTGATGAGgaacactcccagggaggaggattttagctcaagccaaggaaggagcccaggaaggggtgagcatcccaccactgggaccaggagtcaggtcattgagacactggcaggaggggcctaaggactgtgcaaaggctcagaccacaaacTTCAATCCTGACagctggaaaaggagaaggggcagttcccacgactccagagaggggctcagagggcctcccacatcttaccttggccacctggatccagagctccaccaacctggccctgtcctgggctgtcatggtcgggtccccgaggcaggtggtgatgacacatttgaccactctgataaagtgggtcatggtggcacgaatggtgggtgccaggaactcattggccctgttgtcccactgggaccagatggagtccaggaagtggcGGGGCATCAATTTCAtgaacagctcctggggaggacagggagtgttacCCAACCCTGCCACATcccagctcagtgtccacagcccccagtcccaggccgggtcagtggtgagagctggagctcaggaagctgagaatgtggcctgagacttgtgggagtccctgggtgttgcctgtgtcccctgagagcacccagcacaggatgacccaggacccgatactgtggtgcaggatagtgacatttgctcccagcccagtctcacttcctccaagcaccagaactcggctcctgcttgaccatctcaagGGGAATCTTCCAACCATTCTGattatcctggggtctgactcctctttcagatgcacattcccccaaggcagcaacaaccacgggctttgattgtctgccatgtagtcatggacatatgaggtgcctaataagtgctgagGCTCTTGAGGCCTCTCGGGCAAATGAGTATTCTACCCGAGGACCTGATAGCACTTCAGtgagctccccacccccagcaaagagcagactctgcccaacttcctctctgctccacctcatccatctgcacagccactctgcatggcagatgctctcagtgtccatctctcctgtccacatgaggacagcaaaggctcgagagttaagaaggctgctcaggtcacatgagggtaagtgggaaagcaagaggttggaccgagatcatgggattctagatcaggaaatggcaggtctggggcagctgatggcacaggggaaggccggccccacctgccctgagagccccgctgctcaccacatccatcagtgtcaactgctctgccaccagccggggagggaactccaagaagtcaggcttctcctctctCAGCAGCTTCTTGGTGCTCAGGTccgaggggcaggtgggctccagggctggatctggctctgctgttatctctccaggtggagggaggattctccctggagccaatggtccagctggctccagctcaggagctggcactggggctggagctgacgtCGGTGGtgtctctggccctggagggactgatggaggtgacactggctccagctctagcacaggtggtggaactagagctggagctggatctagccgtggagctggcccttgctctggctctggagctggaggcaactctggagatggtactgcagcaggagaaagaaacagtttcactcaagtagctgacttcccctgtgcctgtcaaagccaggaaagactccactgccttgaagtgaaccaagcctctgaacactctgcaaattgtcatcccagactgcagtcgcctcaccttccagctctgcctcaatgggccgtggatgctccagctggacctggagaaggtaggcgtggccctgcagccccgagccaggcaagctgagatgcagagaggccagcttcatgctgaagcagggatagtgcaggggctcccagaaatcctgccctgggtccaggcaggttcccaccagagaagagatggcactgggggaggcaattgggcaacagagtcagaggcctggcctttccctccacacttctcacccaaggcaccctggcttggggctgggccctatgcctgcccctctccatccaggtgagagccac
Encoded here:
- the LOC131394639 gene encoding ral guanine nucleotide dissociation stimulator-like is translated as MSRVQDQGPGRHGEGSMASLSLSLTLQEVNSVWATQEMDPQGAQERQQQQGVVPFLGTFLNHLKLLDIGMEDDLQKYKVIRKIQLLQQAASEYDLNPEERFGAWFQAMEPLSVDESYCLSCRLEPTHQKTSKMRLFRRKRNRTSSSSGPTTVPLARSHNPLETTSAAPPEQQGHWDPRGAPGQLFPPTPSEGGHLKTFPGFP